Proteins found in one Epinephelus fuscoguttatus linkage group LG4, E.fuscoguttatus.final_Chr_v1 genomic segment:
- the fezf1 gene encoding fez family zinc finger protein 1 gives MDGPLRRPAGILGSPPASGSQPAGSDMLTSGGSSSKPLAFSIDRIMARTPEPKSIPLPSWFQSAPVGKPDVCPSSLHCMIPLVPLGYEPGHRLSITGLDPGHIDASSLAAPADFLGFGLNYKNQQEDSAVSQSAGQYKLFRPRVVNQSSFPTMGTVCYLNCSGDSGACPPPAGLVNLHPMASYLLTARHKAFMAEKSKPGLQQAGERYPVSGVQAFKELSQSQIQHYMKERDQILTDKIFKGSAAAAAARLSGSCPGNKPKVFTCEVCGKVFNAHYNLTRHMPVHTGARPFVCKVCGKGFRQASTLCRHKIIHTQEKPHKCNQCGKAFNRSSTLNTHTRIHAGYKPFVCEFCGKGFHQKGNYKNHKLTHSGEKQFKCSICNKAFHQVYNLTFHMHTHNDKKPFTCPTCGKGFCRNFDLKKHIRKLHDPAGPQSPPQA, from the exons ATGGATGGTCCTCTCCGCCGCCCAGCGGGGATCCTCGGCTCCCCCCCGGCTTCTGGGAGCCAGCCCGCGGGCTCCGACATGCTCACCtccggcggcagcagcagcaagcctCTCGCTTTCTCCATCGACCGGATTATGGCCAGGACGCCCGAGCCCAAGTCGATACCGCTCCCCAGCTGGTTCCAGTCCGCTCCCGTGGGGAAACCCGACGTCTGTCCGTCCTCGCTGCATTGTATGATCCCGCTGGTGCCGCTCGGGTACGAGCCGGGCCACCGGCTCAGCATCACCGGGCTGGATCCGGGCCACATCGACGCGTCTTCTCTCGCCGCTCCCGCAGACTTTCTGGGCTTTGGCTTGAACTATAAGAACCAGCAGGAGGACTCCGCTGTGAGCCAAAGCGCCGGCCAGTACAAACTCTTCAGGCCCCGGGTGGTGAACCAGTCCTCCTTCCCCACCATGGGCACCGTGTGCTACCTGAACTGCAGCGGGGACAGCGGCGCGTGTCCCCCGCCGGCCGGCCTGGTCAACCTGCACCCGATGGCCTCGTACCTGCTCACCGCCCGGCACAAAGCCTTCATGGCGGAGAAGAGCAAGCCGGGCCTGCAGCAGGCCGGGGAGCGGTACCCGGTGTCCGGCGTGCAGGCCTTCAAGGAGCTGTCTCAGAGTCAGATCCAGCACTACATGAAGGAGCGGGACCAGATCCTCACAGACAAGATCTTCAAGGGCTccgcggcggcggcggcggcccGGCTCAGCGGCTCCTGTCCCGGCAACAAGCCCAAAGTGTTCACCTGCGAGGTCTGCGGCAAG GTGTTTAACGCGCACTACAACTTGACCCGCCACATGCCCGTGCACACAGGCGCGCGGCCGTTTGTGTGCAAAGTTTGCGGGAAAGGATTCCGCCAGGCGAGCACACTGTGCCGACACAAAATCATCCACACTCAg GAAAAACCACACAAGTGTAACCAGTGCGGGAAAGCCTTCAACCGCAGCTCCACCCTCAACACGCACACGCGCATCCACGCGGGATACAAACCGTTCGTGTGCGAGTTCTGCGGGAAAGGATTTCATCAGAAAG GAAACTACAAGAACCACAAGCTGACGCACAGCGGGGAGAAGCAGTTCAAGTGCTCCATCTGCAACAAGGCGTTCCACCAGGTGTACAACCTCACCTTCCATATGCACACGCACAACGACAAGAAGCCCTTCACCTGCCCCACCTGCGGCAAGGGCTTCTGCAGGAACTTTGACCTGAAGAAACACATCAGGAAGCTGCACGACCCGGCCGGCCCGCAGTCGCCCCCTCAGGCCTGA